The following coding sequences are from one Lycium ferocissimum isolate CSIRO_LF1 chromosome 3, AGI_CSIRO_Lferr_CH_V1, whole genome shotgun sequence window:
- the LOC132049868 gene encoding 24-methylenesterol C-methyltransferase 2-like, translating to MDSLTLLATFSLVAGGLYWFVCILGSAEQKGKTAVQLSGGSIAKEKVQDKYKQYWSFFRRPKEIETTENVPAFVDTFYNLVTDIYEWGWGQSFHFSPSIPGKSHRDCTRIHEERAVDLLGVKPGARILDAGCGVGGPMRAIAAHSKANVVGITINEYQVKRAQAHNKKAGLDSLCEVVCGNFLEMPFSDNSFDGAYSIEATCHAPKLEEVYQEIYRVLKPGSMYVSYEWVTTELYNADDPEHVEIIHGIERGDALPGLRSYSDIAKVAKKVGFEVVDEKDLAKPPANPWWTRLQMGRIAYWRNHIVVTVLSWLGIAPKGTVDVHKMLFVTADYLAKGGEKEIFSPMHMILCRKPEEH from the coding sequence aTGGATTCTCTCACTCTCTTGGCAACCTTTTCCCTTGTCGCGGGCGGCCTTTATTGGTTCGTTTGCATCCTTGGTTCTGCCGAGCAGAAGGGTAAAACTGCCGTTCAACTTTCTGGTGGTTCTATTGCCAAAGAGAAAGTTCAAGACAAGTACAAACAGTACTGGTCTTTCTTTCGTCGCCCTAAAGAAATCGAAACTACCGAAAATGTCCCTGCTTTTGTCGACACTTTTTATAATCTCGTAACGGATATTTACGAATGGGGTTGGGGTCAGTCTTTTCACTTTTCCCCTTCTATCCCTGGAAAATCTCACCGTGATTGCACGCGCATTCACGAAGAGAGGGCTGTGGATCTGTTGGGCGTAAAGCCTGGAGCCCGCATTCTTGATGCGGGCTGCGGGGTTGGAGGGCCTATGCGGGCCATCGCGGCCCATTCAAAGGCTAATGTTGTTGGCATTACTATCAACGAGTACCAAGTAAAACGGGCCCAGGCCCATAACAAGAAAGCAGGCCTTGACTCCTTATGTGAAGTGGTATGTGGGAATTTCCTAGAAATGCCTTTTAGTGACAACAGTTTTGATGGAGCGTATTCGATTGAAGCAACATGTCATGCACCAAAACTGGAAGAAGTATACCAAGAAATTTATCGGGTCTTGAAACCCGGATCGATGTACGTTTCGTACGAATGGGTTACAACTGAATTATACAATGCTGATGATCCTGAACATGTTGAGATTATTCATGGTATCGAAAGGGGTGATGCGTTACCCGGTCTGAGAAGTTACAGCGACATTGCTAAGGTTGCTAAGAAGGTCGGGTTTGAAGTTGTGGACGAAAAAGATTTGGCAAAGCCACCAGCAAACCCATGGTGGACAAGGTTGCAAATGGGGAGAATTGCTTATTGGAGGAACCATATTGTTGTTACAGTGCTTTCTTGGCTTGGAATTGCACCTAAGGGTACAGTTGATGTGCACAAAATGTTGTTTGTGACAGCTGATTATTTGGCTAAAGGTGGTGAGAAAGAGATTTTTAGTCCTATGCATATGATTCTTTGCAGAAAGCCTGAAGAACATTAG